The Synechococcus sp. HK05 region CCCGAAACTCCTCGGGGTTGTAAGCGATGCCACCACCGCTGCCGCCGAGGGTGAAAGCAGGGCGAATGATGCGCGGGTAGCTGCCGATCTGCTCACCCACCGCCTCGGCTTCCTCGAGGGTGGTGGCGATACCGGAGGGGCACACGGCCACGCCGATGCGCTCCATCGCCTGCTTGAACAGATCGCGGTCTTCCGCCTTCTCGATCGCCTGCAGGTTGGCGCCGATCAGCTCAACGCCGTACTTCTCAAGGGTGCCGTCTTTGGCGAGGGCCACCGCCAGGTTGAGGGCGGTTTGGCCGCCCATGGTGGGCAGCAGCGCATCGGGGCGCTCCTGCTCGATCACGCGCCGCACCACATCGGGGGTGAGCGGCTCGATGTAGGTGCGATCCGCCATGTCCGGATCGGTCATGATCGAGGCGGGGTTGCTGTTCACCAGCACCACCTCAAATCCCTCGGCCCGCAGGGCCTTGCAGGCCTGGGTTCCCGAGTAGTCGAACTCACAGGCTTGCCCGATCACGATCGGCCCGGAACCCAGCAGCAGGATGCGACGCAGATCCGTGCGACGGGGCATGGGCGGATGTCCGACAGGCAAACCTCCCTACCCTCTCACGCGGGCGCGGCTACTCTGATTTCAAGCAAGTGATGAAGCCGGCATGAGCGAACTCCAGCGCCTGAAGGGGCTGCTGCCTCCCGAGATGCAGAGCTGGGTGTTTGTGGAAGCCGCCGCTTCGGCCGATCCGCCGCTGATCACCATCGAGGAGATCGGCCGCGATGAGGTGGAGATTCAGCTCGACCTGCAGAAGTGGGATGAGCTGGCGATCGACCACCGCAACCTGCTCTTCTGGCATGAGGTGGGCCGCATCCAGAACGACGCCGTGCCCCGCGACGGCTGGGAGATGGCGGCCCTGGCGATCGGCTTGGGCGGTGCGATCGGTGAGCTGTGGGTGCAGGACGGCCTGCTGCTGCTGATGGCCCTCGGCCTCTCCGGCTTCGCCGGCTACCGCCTTTATCTGAAAAACAATTCCGAGAAGCGCCTGCAAGACGCCATCGCTGCCGACGAGCGGGCCATCGATCTGGCCTGCCGCTTCGGCTACAGCCTGCCCAATGCCTACAAGAGCCTGGGCGGCGCCCTGAAGGAGCTGGTGGAGCAGACCCGCAAAAAGAAAAAGCGCGGCTTCTACGAAGACCGGCTAGAGGCGCTGCGCAAGAGTGCTGGTAAGGCCCGCGCCGAGATGGCGCAACAACAGGGGTCCCGTCAATCCGTGAGCAGCGAGAACGTGTATGGCTGAGGCCGTGAGCCCCGAAAAACCCAGCCCCGACCCCAGCCGCCCCCGGCTCAACCTCGACGACAGCCATCAGCTCGCCCTGCTGGCCGCGGAAGCCTGCGACGACCGCAAGGCCGGCGACATCGTGCTGCTGCGGGTGGAGGAGATCTCCTCGATCGCCGACTGGTTCGTGATCGCCACCGGCTTCTCCGATGTGCAGGTGCGCGCCATCGCCCGCTCGGTGGAAGACAAGATCGAGGAGGAAAGCGGCGGCCGCCTGCCCCTGCGCAAAGAGGGCCTCAAGGAAGGGCGCTGGATCCTGCTGGATTACGGCGAGGTGATCGTGCACGCCCTCACCCCCGATGAGCGCAGCTACTACGACCTCGAATCCTTCTGGGGCCACGGCGAGAAGGAGGTGTTTCTAGGGTCGGAATCAGCACCGCCGGCCTGAGGCCGGGCCCCGATGGCCGGCAACGAACCAGCGCGTGATCGGAGCGCACCAAACCTCCGCTCAACGGTGTGTCCGGTGCCGCGGGAGCAACGACCCCTAGAGCAATACAAGGAGCTGCAGGCCAGCTGGTTTTTCGTATGGCCGCATAACGGCGATCGGGGTTTGGCCACGCCGCTGATTCGCGCCTGGCTGATCGTGCTGCCGCTCACCATGCTTGTGGCCAGCGGCAGCGTGCCCCTGCGCCACAACTTGCCCCAGCTGGTGGTAGCGGGTGCGGTGGCGGGCCTGGTGGTGCCGATGTTGCTGCTGGTGCGGCAATGGCTGGGCTGGACCACCCTGCAGCGCCGCTTGATGGCCACCTCGGTGGAATACGAGGAATCGGGCTGGTACGACGGACAGGTTTGGGAGAAGCCGGTGGAGTGGCGCCAACAGGATCTGCTGGTGGCCACCCACGAGGTGAAGCCTGTGCTCTGGCGGCTGCAGCAAGCCATGGCGATCATTGCCGCACTGATGCTGGTGGGGGCGAGCCTCTGTCAGGCTCTTTGAGCGATCGGGCCTGAGCCCTGCATGAGCTTCTCGAGCAGCTTCGGAACCAGCGGACGCCCAAGCGTGCCGCCCCTCGAGGTGCGTCTCACCCGCAATGGCATCCATGAGTCGCTGCACCGGGTGCATGCGGTGGTGTGTGACCAGCGCGGCCGGGTGCTGATGCGCGCCGGCGATCCCCAACAACTCAGCTTCATCCGCTCGGCGCTCAAGCCCTTCCAGGCCCAGGTGTTCGTGAGCAGCGGCGCCGCCGATCAGGGCAACCACGACGACCGCGCCCTGGCGATCGCCTGCGCCTCCCACGCCGGAGAAGCCGAACAGGCCCGTGAAGCCTTCAAGATCCTGTGGAAATCGGATCTCGAAAGCGAGCAATTGCAGTGCCCTACGCCAAAGGGCCGCCAAAGCCCGCTGGAGCACAACTGCTCGGGCAAACACGCCGCCTTCCTGGCCACCTGCAAACGCATGCAGTGGCCGCTGGAGAGCTACCTGCAGCTGGATCACCCCCTGCAGCAGCAGGTGGTCAAGCGGGTGGGCGAACTGCTCGGGATGCCCGCCGCTGAATTGCTGGCCGCCCGCGACGACTGCGGCGCCCCCACCCTGCAGCTACAGCTCTCCCAGATGGCGCTGCTCTTCGCCCACCTGGGCGCCAGCGAGCAGCCGGAACTGGAGCGGTTGAGCCGGGCGATGCTTGCCCACCCCGATCTGGTGGCCGGCGAAGGCCGCTTCGACACGGTGGTGATGCGCAGCGGCCACGGCCAAGTGCTGAGCAAAGGGGGCGCCGAAGGCATCCAGTGCCTCAGCCGCGTGGGCGAAGGCCTGGGCCTCGCCATCAAGGTGGAAGACGGCGCCAGCCGCGCCAAACACGCTGTGGCTCTGCACCTGATGCAACAGCTCGAGTGGCTCACGCCGATGACCCTCGAGGAGCTCGGTCAGCAGTTCCTCCACCCCAACGAAGGCGTGAAGCTTGAGGTGAGCGGCGAACTGCGCTTCGACAACGGTCGCTGAACCCGGCCGGGCCCATCCTTCCGGGGGCTGTCCGCAGGTGCGCCCACATCTGGCGCAATGTGAGCCCACCCATGGACGCCCGTGATTCAGGTGCCTGCGGCGTCGCGCTCGAACTGGGCAGCCGCCGCGAGGGTGGGCTCCACAGCGAACAGGGCTTCGGCGATGGCAGGGCTGATGGTGAACGTGTCGAGCCCTTCAGCCGCAAGGCGGGCCAGATCGCTGGGGGAGCGCAGGCTGGCCACCAGTAGCCGCAGCGGGGCGGCAGCCGGCCCATCGGGATCCTCCCGGTTGAGGGTCTCAACGATCCGCTGCATGCGGGTGAGCTCGGCGTGGCCATCGCGGCCCTGGTCGCTGATGCGGCCGAGGTAGGGAGCGATGTAATCGGCGCCGAGGGCGGAAGCCAGGAGCACCTGGGCGGGTTCGTAGCAGGCGGTGAAGGTGATGGGGCAGCCCTCTGCGATCAAGGCTCCCGCGGCAGCGGCACCGGCGCGGGTGACCGGCAGCTTCACCCAGATGCGGCCTGGAGCGAGCTTCGCCAGGGCGCGACCGCAGGCGAGCAGATCAGTGCCCCAGGCCTGCAGGTGCAGCTCCTGCACCCCCAGCTCCAGGGCCCGAGCCGTGAGCCCGGCGAGATGTTCGAGGTTGCAGGGCTGGGCGGCGCGGCGCAGCAGCGTGGGGTTGGTGGTGACACCGCGGAACAGACCGGAGGGCAGCCATTCAGCCCAGGCGCTGGGATCGGCACTGTCGAGGAGCAGACGCAAGGCCATCGGCGGGGGCGCTGCCGCATCACAGCCACGTACAGCGGATCCCATGCTGCCGTCCATCACGAACACAAGCAGCCCAGACACCCTGCGATGTATAGTTCTTGGGTCGCCGCGGGGTAGAGCAGTCTGGTAGCTCGTCGGGCTCATAACCCGAAGGTCGGTGGTTCAAATCCGCCCCCCGCCACCACACCAAAAGCCCCGGCCATCGCAAGATCGGTCGGGGCTTTTTGATGTTCTGAGATCGCCCCCCTTGCGATTGCTCGTTCGGCGTTCCACTCCGCAAGCCCATGGACAGCGCACCCACCACCACCTCGCTCGCCGACAAAGCCGCCGCCACCCATCCGCTGATCCTCGCGGCAGCACTGGTGTGGCTGAGCGTTGACCTGATCGGTGATGGACTGCTCGCCTTGCGCAGCCTGATCGCGAGCGCAACCAGCGAGCGCACCGCCACACCCTCCTGATGGCCGACGCGATCGTGGTGGGCAGCGGCGCCAGCGGTGGCGTGGCGGCCCTGGCCCTGGCGGAAGCAGGACTGAGGGTCCTGGTGCTCGAAGCCGGCCCCGAGCTCAGCGCCCCGCGGGCCTTTGGCAGCGAACCGGCCAACAGCCTCAAGCGACTGGCCGCCGTGAGCAGCGGGCGCCAGAGCCTGGCCGCCCAGCACCCCGGCTACTGGAAGGCCAACCCCGATCTCTACGTGAACGAGT contains the following coding sequences:
- a CDS encoding CGLD27 family protein, with the protein product MAGNEPARDRSAPNLRSTVCPVPREQRPLEQYKELQASWFFVWPHNGDRGLATPLIRAWLIVLPLTMLVASGSVPLRHNLPQLVVAGAVAGLVVPMLLLVRQWLGWTTLQRRLMATSVEYEESGWYDGQVWEKPVEWRQQDLLVATHEVKPVLWRLQQAMAIIAALMLVGASLCQAL
- a CDS encoding asparaginase translates to MSFSSSFGTSGRPSVPPLEVRLTRNGIHESLHRVHAVVCDQRGRVLMRAGDPQQLSFIRSALKPFQAQVFVSSGAADQGNHDDRALAIACASHAGEAEQAREAFKILWKSDLESEQLQCPTPKGRQSPLEHNCSGKHAAFLATCKRMQWPLESYLQLDHPLQQQVVKRVGELLGMPAAELLAARDDCGAPTLQLQLSQMALLFAHLGASEQPELERLSRAMLAHPDLVAGEGRFDTVVMRSGHGQVLSKGGAEGIQCLSRVGEGLGLAIKVEDGASRAKHAVALHLMQQLEWLTPMTLEELGQQFLHPNEGVKLEVSGELRFDNGR
- a CDS encoding DUF3318 domain-containing protein encodes the protein MSELQRLKGLLPPEMQSWVFVEAAASADPPLITIEEIGRDEVEIQLDLQKWDELAIDHRNLLFWHEVGRIQNDAVPRDGWEMAALAIGLGGAIGELWVQDGLLLLMALGLSGFAGYRLYLKNNSEKRLQDAIAADERAIDLACRFGYSLPNAYKSLGGALKELVEQTRKKKKRGFYEDRLEALRKSAGKARAEMAQQQGSRQSVSSENVYG
- a CDS encoding transaldolase family protein, whose product is MALRLLLDSADPSAWAEWLPSGLFRGVTTNPTLLRRAAQPCNLEHLAGLTARALELGVQELHLQAWGTDLLACGRALAKLAPGRIWVKLPVTRAGAAAAGALIAEGCPITFTACYEPAQVLLASALGADYIAPYLGRISDQGRDGHAELTRMQRIVETLNREDPDGPAAAPLRLLVASLRSPSDLARLAAEGLDTFTISPAIAEALFAVEPTLAAAAQFERDAAGT
- the rsfS gene encoding ribosome silencing factor — translated: MAEAVSPEKPSPDPSRPRLNLDDSHQLALLAAEACDDRKAGDIVLLRVEEISSIADWFVIATGFSDVQVRAIARSVEDKIEEESGGRLPLRKEGLKEGRWILLDYGEVIVHALTPDERSYYDLESFWGHGEKEVFLGSESAPPA